In the genome of Fulvivirga maritima, one region contains:
- a CDS encoding outer membrane beta-barrel protein codes for MILTPGTILGQNLSVSGHLVDQNDQSAVVGATVLLTNVKDTTNIYYGVTDEQGAFQVKNLSKAFYKLRITSIGYKPYLQFVRVETEKTDLGKLTLEEDTKVLSDVEITGEVIPVRQKGDTTEMNALAYKVNPDANAEDLVAKMPGIIVKSGSVQAQGEDVKKVLVDGKEFFSSDPSLALKNIPAEIIDKIEVFDQQSDQSQFTGFDDGNTTKTINIVTRPDRRKGQFGRAYGSYGSEDRYALGVNLNSFDSTRRMTVLGMVNNINQQNFAQEDLLGVMSGGGRRGRPGRGPRGGGSFRGGGSGNFLGSQQSGISETQSFGINFDDELSSKIHINGSYFYNRSDNSNDQTSYRETFLNGDSSQFYNETSQSGSINNNHRLSMRMEYEMDDNNSILFSPRISFQDNSSISSQSGITTSQSENLISNTLSNYDNDRFGLNFSGNLLFRHKFEKKGRTLSLDVSSSVNTNDGESYQRSENTYYLNSDRSDSLNQFIDSNTRGRTISGNLVYTEPIGEYAQLEFTYNLSQTYNDAEKENYDYDFQQEVTQQLDTALSNTFESKYLTHRPAVGWGYRKDALSVRANVGFQSATLSSDQEFPYNYYLKRTFQSVLPDLMIRYRVSRSKNFNLFLRTSTSAPSISQLQNVVDNTEPLFLSSGNADLDQSRTSQLHIRYSNANSEKSTQFFVMLMAQNTADYVTNATFVASQDSVLNGGIVLNSGAQLSTPVNIDGYWNTRAFSAYGFPVKWLKSNINTSLSVGYVRAPGITNNQSNVSRTYSAEGGVTIASNISEKVDFTVSYQANYNYVVNSLQKDDADDYITHNLGLKSNFIFWNGLVFRNDFQYLQYAGYDDASLNEGYVLWNMSVGKKFLKNDRAELSLSVYDLLANNTSISRTNTESYIEEVRTNVLQRYFLATFTYTIRNFKSKS; via the coding sequence ATGATTCTGACTCCAGGAACAATCCTGGGTCAGAATCTTTCTGTTTCTGGCCATCTGGTAGATCAAAACGATCAGTCTGCCGTGGTGGGAGCCACTGTGTTGCTTACCAATGTGAAAGATACTACTAACATATACTATGGAGTAACTGATGAGCAGGGTGCTTTTCAAGTTAAGAACCTGTCAAAGGCCTTTTATAAATTAAGAATTACCAGTATTGGTTATAAACCTTATCTGCAGTTTGTAAGGGTAGAGACAGAAAAAACAGACCTGGGTAAACTCACTTTAGAGGAAGATACCAAGGTGCTCAGCGATGTAGAAATTACCGGAGAAGTGATACCCGTTAGGCAAAAGGGAGATACCACGGAGATGAACGCACTCGCATATAAAGTTAATCCTGATGCTAATGCAGAAGATCTTGTAGCAAAAATGCCAGGGATAATAGTGAAAAGTGGATCTGTACAAGCACAAGGTGAAGATGTTAAGAAGGTGCTGGTAGATGGAAAGGAGTTTTTTAGTTCTGATCCTTCATTGGCCTTGAAAAATATACCTGCAGAAATCATAGATAAAATAGAAGTCTTCGATCAGCAGAGTGATCAGTCGCAGTTCACAGGTTTTGACGATGGCAATACAACTAAGACCATCAATATTGTAACCAGACCAGATAGGAGAAAGGGACAGTTTGGTAGGGCCTATGGCAGTTATGGTTCTGAAGATAGGTATGCATTAGGAGTTAATTTAAACTCATTTGATAGTACCAGAAGAATGACCGTGCTGGGCATGGTCAATAACATTAATCAGCAGAATTTCGCTCAGGAAGATTTATTAGGAGTTATGAGTGGCGGAGGCAGAAGAGGTAGACCGGGCAGAGGCCCAAGAGGTGGAGGTTCATTCAGAGGAGGAGGTTCTGGTAATTTCTTAGGATCACAGCAAAGTGGTATTTCAGAAACTCAGTCTTTTGGTATTAATTTCGATGATGAGCTTTCGTCAAAAATTCATATAAATGGCAGTTATTTCTATAACAGAAGTGATAACAGTAATGATCAAACTTCATATAGAGAGACTTTTCTAAATGGAGATTCGAGCCAATTTTATAATGAAACTTCTCAATCAGGAAGCATTAATAATAACCACAGACTCTCTATGCGTATGGAGTATGAAATGGATGATAACAATTCTATTCTTTTTTCACCAAGAATAAGCTTTCAGGATAATAGCTCTATATCATCTCAGAGTGGAATTACTACTTCTCAGTCTGAAAACCTGATTAGCAACACGCTCTCAAATTATGATAATGATCGTTTCGGTCTTAATTTTTCAGGAAACTTATTGTTTAGGCATAAATTCGAAAAGAAGGGAAGAACACTTTCACTAGATGTCTCCAGTAGTGTTAATACTAATGACGGAGAATCTTATCAGAGGTCTGAAAACACATATTATCTTAATAGTGATCGAAGCGACAGCTTAAATCAGTTTATAGATTCCAATACTAGAGGTAGAACTATCAGTGGAAATTTGGTCTATACTGAGCCAATAGGAGAGTATGCTCAGTTAGAGTTTACTTATAATCTGTCTCAAACTTATAATGATGCTGAGAAAGAGAATTATGATTATGACTTTCAGCAAGAGGTTACGCAGCAATTAGATACTGCCCTTTCTAATACTTTTGAAAGTAAGTACTTGACCCACAGACCTGCAGTGGGCTGGGGATATAGAAAAGATGCTTTAAGTGTGAGAGCAAATGTAGGCTTTCAAAGTGCTACGCTTTCCAGTGATCAGGAGTTTCCTTATAACTATTATTTGAAACGTACTTTTCAAAGTGTGTTGCCTGATCTGATGATTCGTTATAGAGTTTCTCGTAGTAAGAATTTTAATCTCTTTCTGAGAACCAGCACTAGTGCACCTTCAATTTCTCAACTTCAGAATGTGGTAGATAACACTGAGCCTCTGTTCTTATCTTCTGGTAATGCAGATTTAGATCAAAGCAGAACATCACAACTTCATATTAGATATTCAAATGCTAATTCGGAGAAGTCTACCCAGTTTTTTGTTATGCTCATGGCACAGAATACTGCGGATTACGTTACAAATGCCACTTTTGTAGCATCACAAGATTCTGTTCTTAACGGCGGCATAGTTCTCAATAGCGGAGCACAGTTATCTACACCAGTCAATATTGATGGGTACTGGAATACCAGAGCATTTTCAGCTTACGGATTCCCTGTTAAGTGGTTGAAATCCAATATTAACACGTCATTATCTGTCGGTTATGTGCGTGCGCCCGGTATTACTAATAATCAATCTAATGTAAGTAGAACCTATAGTGCAGAAGGAGGAGTAACTATAGCCAGTAATATTAGCGAAAAGGTGGATTTTACGGTTTCTTACCAGGCTAATTATAATTATGTGGTCAACAGTTTGCAAAAAGATGATGCGGACGATTATATAACCCATAACCTAGGCTTGAAATCTAATTTTATATTCTGGAATGGTTTGGTGTTTAGAAATGATTTTCAATACCTGCAATATGCCGGATATGATGATGCTAGCCTCAATGAGGGCTATGTGCTCTGGAATATGAGTGTGGGTAAGAAATTCCTCAAAAATGATAGAGCAGAACTGTCTCTTTCAGTATATGACTTGCTGGCTAATAACACCAGTATTTCACGAACTAATACCGAGAGTTATATTGAGGAGGTGAGAACTAACGTGTTACAAAGGTATTTTCTAGCCACTTTCACCTACACAATTAGAAATTTCAAGAGCAAATCATAA
- a CDS encoding glycosyltransferase family 2 protein, which translates to MKIVIEICFWVGIFIIFYSYLGYGILLFILVKLKRAFSSSQKPESEADFLPNITHVIAAYNEEDFIREKIANSLNLDYPKDKLKVIIVTDGSSDRTMDIIKEYPEVEHHHEDKRSGKIAAVNRMIPFMKTDITVFSDANTLLNQDALKNLGRHFASSKVGLVAGEKRVLSKDKDGAAASGEGFYWKYESKLKKWDSELHSVVGAAGELFAIRTELFHPVDTNIVIEDFYISLSLAMEGYKVVYEPDAYAMESGSASVKEELKRKIRIAAGGIQAIVKLKGLLNIFKYGVLSFQYISHRVLRWTLAPLCLILVLLANIYLAYLQIPLYQLILVCQIAFYAFSIIGWLLQNNNLKLKIFFIPYYFSMMNYAVFRGFFRYLKGSQSAVWEKAKRAA; encoded by the coding sequence ATGAAAATAGTTATAGAAATTTGCTTCTGGGTCGGAATATTCATCATATTCTACTCCTACCTCGGTTATGGTATTTTATTATTCATATTGGTAAAATTAAAGAGGGCCTTCTCTTCATCTCAAAAGCCAGAATCCGAAGCAGATTTTCTACCAAACATTACCCATGTTATAGCAGCCTATAATGAAGAAGATTTCATTAGAGAAAAGATTGCGAACTCTCTCAATCTTGATTATCCAAAAGATAAGCTGAAGGTAATAATAGTTACGGATGGATCTTCTGATAGAACTATGGATATTATTAAGGAGTATCCGGAAGTAGAGCACCACCATGAAGATAAAAGAAGTGGAAAAATAGCGGCCGTAAACCGTATGATTCCTTTTATGAAAACAGACATCACTGTATTTTCTGATGCCAATACACTTTTAAATCAGGATGCCTTGAAAAACTTAGGGCGCCACTTCGCTAGCTCAAAAGTAGGTCTGGTAGCCGGTGAAAAAAGGGTGCTTTCTAAAGACAAGGATGGAGCTGCCGCCTCTGGCGAAGGCTTCTACTGGAAGTATGAATCTAAATTAAAGAAATGGGATTCTGAATTGCACTCAGTAGTTGGAGCTGCAGGTGAACTGTTCGCTATACGGACAGAATTATTCCACCCGGTGGACACAAATATCGTAATTGAGGATTTTTATATTTCTCTTTCTCTGGCTATGGAAGGTTACAAAGTAGTGTATGAGCCTGATGCTTATGCTATGGAATCAGGGTCAGCTTCAGTGAAGGAAGAATTAAAAAGAAAAATAAGAATTGCTGCAGGTGGTATACAAGCTATAGTAAAGTTAAAGGGGCTGCTTAATATTTTTAAATATGGTGTCTTAAGCTTTCAGTACATTTCTCACCGCGTTCTTCGCTGGACTTTAGCACCACTATGTCTCATTCTAGTATTATTGGCTAATATATATCTGGCTTATCTTCAAATACCGCTATATCAACTAATATTGGTGTGTCAAATAGCCTTTTATGCCTTTTCTATTATTGGCTGGCTACTTCAAAACAATAATTTAAAGCTGAAGATATTCTTTATACCTTACTATTTCAGCATGATGAATTATGCCGTTTTCAGAGGTTTTTTCAGGTATTTAAAAGGATCACAATCTGCTGTGTGGGAAAAAGCAAAAAGAGCAGCATAA
- a CDS encoding sensor histidine kinase — translation MRRERIQRIGIHIILWLTYAIVMYNWVSSAWMDYVQSLWLTLRIIGVHALIFYINVYVLLPKLMEKNRYILYLLSIISLLIAIYFFREFIHHFFPIDPPERFQGLRDMPPPRPDHRPDKFVRTFRISPRVIMDNISSVAVLFISTTFWLTMQTRKRQEAEADIKNENLNTELKLLKSQINPHFLFNALNNIYSMSFTSQEKAPDMIMKLSDMLRYVLYESNENKVSLDKEIEYIHNFIDFQKLKIEGEANIDLNIKVTNTALPVEPMLFIPFIENSFKHSNLESDNGWLKITLISKEEQILFSISNSRPVQNYSKDKTSGIGLENVKKRLELLYPNKHELIIEEEADSFTVNLTIEV, via the coding sequence ATGAGAAGAGAGAGAATTCAAAGAATAGGAATACATATAATATTATGGCTTACTTACGCTATAGTAATGTATAACTGGGTGTCATCAGCTTGGATGGATTATGTACAAAGCTTGTGGCTCACACTGAGGATCATAGGAGTTCATGCCTTGATTTTTTATATTAATGTATACGTGTTGCTCCCTAAACTAATGGAAAAAAACAGGTATATCCTGTACTTGCTTTCCATAATCTCTCTGCTGATAGCTATCTACTTTTTCAGAGAATTTATTCATCATTTTTTCCCTATTGACCCACCGGAAAGATTCCAAGGCCTTAGAGATATGCCTCCACCCAGGCCTGATCATAGACCTGATAAGTTTGTAAGAACATTTAGAATAAGCCCAAGAGTGATAATGGATAATATATCATCTGTAGCGGTATTATTTATAAGCACCACTTTCTGGCTTACCATGCAAACTCGTAAACGACAGGAAGCTGAGGCAGATATTAAAAATGAAAATTTAAATACAGAGCTTAAATTATTAAAGTCTCAGATTAATCCTCATTTTCTATTTAACGCTCTAAACAACATCTACAGCATGTCTTTCACTAGTCAGGAAAAGGCTCCGGATATGATTATGAAGCTATCAGACATGCTTAGGTATGTGCTTTATGAAAGTAATGAGAACAAAGTGAGTCTGGATAAAGAGATCGAATACATCCATAATTTCATAGATTTTCAAAAGTTAAAAATTGAAGGAGAAGCCAATATTGATTTGAATATTAAGGTAACAAATACGGCCCTGCCTGTAGAACCCATGCTTTTCATTCCCTTTATAGAAAATAGCTTTAAACACAGCAACCTGGAAAGTGATAATGGTTGGTTAAAAATCACACTCATATCAAAAGAAGAGCAAATTTTATTCAGCATAAGTAATAGTAGGCCTGTTCAAAATTACTCTAAAGACAAAACCTCCGGCATAGGGCTTGAAAATGTAAAAAAACGATTAGAGTTACTTTATCCTAATAAACACGAACTAATTATTGAAGAAGAAGCTGATTCATTCACTGTTAACCTCACTATAGAAGTATGA
- a CDS encoding VCBS repeat-containing protein translates to MSLLQKFKYSILAGCFGLVLSCMPEKPNEKVSEENDVKYALFKKVSIEKSNIDFANKLTETDTFNYFNYPYIYMGGGVSVGDFNNDGLIDIYFTGNMVENKLYLNKGNLEFKDVTQTSGTAGDGSWMHGVTVCDINNDGWQDIYISVSGRSKKTPNQLFVNQGLNDEGIPVFKEMAMQYGIADVGHSTQSTFFDYDNDGDLDLYVANYPITKFDTPSFYYSQMNKHPRMDLSDHLYRNNGDGTFTNVTEEAGLLSFGLSLSATISDLNNDGFKDIYVSNDFASPDILYMNNGDGTFSNTIKQSTRQTAYYGMGADVADFNNDGYMDIFQADMAPEDNRRSKENMSGMNPAGFYELVDLGLNHQYMYNALQVHRGVDANGLPQYSNIGWLAGLTSTDWSWSPLFADFDNDGWKDIFVSNGTRRDVNNNDYFKKIHSNDIYFKASHGGKSDNQLEKVKKMPSEPIANYVFKNNGDLTFENKIEAWGLTDKGFSNGATYADLDNDGDLELIISNIDNKADIYENISHDHGKHYISVDFKGPEANKMGIGTHVKLWAGDLFQVGELTLTRGYQSSVAPELHFGLGSLTAVDSLEVIWPDGKSQLIKNVESDQTLTLNYGEAMKTKTATKEENAQLFAAYSGDSTVLPSHVENEFNDFDIQVLLPHKMSNFGPALAVGDFNGDGLDDCYIGAASGSNGAIYKQTDNGSFTKIDFQNTADLAYEDLGATFFDADNDGDLDLYIVSGGNEFSGKENYYQDRLYINDKGNFVKSDLPEITGSGSVVRPYDYDGDGDLDLFVGGRLTSGRYPYPGSSYLLQNNTKNGKVSFTVVTNEVAPGLENAGMVTDALWTDFNNDGQIDLMVVGEWMPIKVYINNNGTFEDRSGDYFTGNTSGWWFSIASGDFDNDGDTDYVLGNLGLNYKYQAVPGKPFNIYASDFDKDKSSDIVLSYHNSGQEFPVRGRGCSSQQIPAIKAKFKDYYTFSRANVIDIYGEENLENALSYSVESFASIYLENKEGKYDMLNLPNEAQMSPINDILVKDWNNDGNLDLVVAGNLFASEVETPRADAGIGLCLLGDGEGGFKAMNFNESGIFMPYDVKQMAEIKLGRKEGFVSVSNQGPTQVYQLQK, encoded by the coding sequence ATGTCATTACTGCAGAAGTTTAAGTACAGTATACTCGCTGGCTGCTTCGGTCTGGTGCTAAGTTGTATGCCAGAGAAGCCCAATGAAAAGGTCAGTGAGGAAAATGATGTGAAGTATGCACTCTTTAAAAAAGTTTCAATTGAGAAGTCTAATATAGATTTTGCCAATAAGCTTACAGAAACGGATACATTTAATTACTTCAATTACCCTTATATCTATATGGGAGGCGGTGTTTCCGTGGGGGATTTTAACAATGATGGCCTTATTGATATCTATTTCACCGGCAATATGGTGGAAAATAAGCTTTATCTCAATAAGGGAAATCTGGAATTCAAAGATGTGACCCAGACTTCGGGTACGGCCGGAGATGGCTCCTGGATGCACGGTGTCACTGTCTGTGATATTAATAATGATGGCTGGCAGGATATTTATATCAGTGTATCTGGTAGAAGTAAGAAAACACCTAATCAATTATTCGTTAATCAAGGCTTAAATGATGAAGGTATTCCTGTCTTTAAAGAGATGGCTATGCAATATGGTATAGCTGATGTTGGCCATAGTACACAGTCCACCTTCTTTGATTATGATAATGATGGCGACCTGGATTTATATGTGGCTAACTATCCCATAACCAAGTTTGATACTCCGTCATTTTATTACAGTCAAATGAATAAACACCCCAGAATGGATCTCTCTGATCATTTATATAGGAATAATGGTGATGGTACTTTTACTAATGTAACAGAAGAGGCGGGTCTGCTTTCTTTTGGTCTGTCTTTGAGTGCTACCATTAGTGACCTTAATAATGACGGCTTTAAAGATATATATGTATCTAACGATTTTGCTAGCCCTGATATCTTGTATATGAATAACGGGGATGGCACTTTTTCTAATACCATTAAGCAATCTACCAGACAAACGGCTTACTATGGAATGGGAGCCGATGTGGCTGATTTTAATAATGATGGGTACATGGATATTTTTCAGGCAGATATGGCTCCTGAAGATAACAGACGGTCTAAAGAAAATATGTCTGGAATGAACCCTGCAGGTTTTTATGAGCTGGTAGATTTAGGGCTTAACCACCAATATATGTACAATGCTTTGCAAGTACACCGTGGGGTTGATGCCAATGGCCTGCCTCAATATAGTAACATTGGTTGGTTGGCCGGTCTTACCTCTACAGACTGGAGTTGGTCTCCGCTCTTTGCTGATTTCGATAATGATGGCTGGAAAGATATTTTCGTTTCCAATGGTACCAGAAGGGATGTGAACAATAATGATTATTTCAAGAAGATACATTCTAATGATATTTATTTCAAAGCAAGTCATGGTGGTAAGAGTGATAATCAGCTGGAGAAAGTAAAGAAAATGCCTTCGGAGCCGATTGCTAATTATGTTTTTAAAAATAATGGAGATCTCACCTTTGAGAATAAAATAGAAGCTTGGGGGCTGACTGACAAGGGGTTCTCTAATGGGGCTACTTATGCTGATCTTGATAATGATGGAGACCTTGAATTAATCATTAGTAATATAGATAACAAGGCAGATATTTATGAGAATATATCTCATGATCATGGCAAGCACTATATTTCTGTGGACTTTAAAGGCCCGGAAGCGAATAAAATGGGAATAGGCACTCATGTTAAATTATGGGCTGGAGATCTGTTTCAGGTGGGTGAGCTTACTTTAACCAGAGGCTATCAATCTTCTGTAGCTCCGGAGTTGCATTTTGGATTAGGTAGTTTAACCGCAGTAGATTCATTAGAAGTAATTTGGCCAGATGGAAAGTCACAGTTAATCAAAAACGTGGAGTCAGATCAAACATTGACACTTAATTATGGTGAAGCAATGAAGACAAAAACAGCAACAAAAGAAGAGAATGCTCAACTGTTTGCTGCCTATAGTGGTGATTCTACTGTTTTACCAAGCCATGTGGAAAATGAGTTTAATGACTTTGATATACAGGTCTTATTACCGCACAAGATGTCCAATTTTGGTCCTGCATTGGCAGTAGGTGATTTTAATGGTGATGGATTAGATGACTGCTACATTGGAGCTGCCTCAGGTAGTAATGGTGCTATTTATAAACAAACGGATAATGGCTCTTTTACGAAAATTGATTTTCAAAATACTGCGGATCTTGCTTATGAAGATTTAGGTGCCACTTTCTTTGATGCAGATAATGATGGTGATCTTGATTTGTACATTGTGAGTGGAGGTAATGAATTTTCCGGTAAGGAAAATTACTACCAGGACAGGCTTTATATTAATGACAAAGGCAATTTTGTCAAATCTGATTTGCCAGAAATTACAGGTAGTGGCTCCGTAGTGAGACCATATGATTATGATGGTGATGGAGACCTTGATTTGTTTGTTGGAGGTAGGCTGACATCTGGCCGATATCCATACCCGGGAAGTAGCTATCTATTGCAAAATAATACTAAAAATGGAAAGGTAAGCTTCACTGTAGTAACCAATGAAGTAGCGCCAGGCTTAGAGAATGCAGGTATGGTCACAGATGCTCTTTGGACAGATTTTAATAATGATGGACAAATAGACCTGATGGTAGTAGGAGAGTGGATGCCTATAAAAGTATACATTAACAATAATGGCACTTTTGAGGATCGTTCCGGAGATTATTTTACTGGTAATACCTCTGGCTGGTGGTTTAGTATTGCTAGCGGAGATTTTGATAATGATGGTGACACCGACTATGTATTAGGGAACCTGGGACTTAATTATAAATACCAGGCAGTACCTGGCAAGCCTTTTAATATTTATGCCAGTGATTTTGATAAAGATAAAAGTAGCGATATTGTATTGAGCTATCATAATTCAGGGCAGGAGTTTCCCGTTAGGGGAAGAGGTTGCTCTTCTCAGCAAATACCAGCCATAAAAGCCAAGTTTAAGGATTATTATACCTTCTCCAGAGCCAATGTTATTGATATTTATGGAGAAGAGAATCTGGAAAATGCTCTAAGCTACAGCGTAGAAAGCTTCGCTAGTATCTATCTGGAAAATAAGGAAGGTAAATATGATATGCTTAACCTACCTAATGAAGCTCAAATGTCTCCAATCAATGATATTTTGGTGAAGGACTGGAATAATGATGGCAATTTAGACTTGGTAGTAGCAGGTAATCTTTTCGCTTCTGAGGTAGAAACGCCAAGAGCTGACGCAGGTATTGGTTTATGCCTTTTGGGAGATGGTGAAGGCGGCTTTAAAGCTATGAATTTTAATGAAAGCGGTATTTTTATGCCTTATGACGTAAAGCAGATGGCCGAAATTAAATTGGGTAGAAAAGAGGGTTTTGTTTCAGTAAGTAATCAAGGGCCAACACAAGTGTATCAACTACAAAAGTAA
- a CDS encoding LytR/AlgR family response regulator transcription factor, protein MKARCIIIDDEHPARVLLTQYVSKMSQLELVGTFKNPVEALSFLNEQPVDIILLDIQMPELTGIEFLKSFTQKPKVILTTAYPNYALESYELDVLDYLLKPIKLERFINAINKALDLIKLEQKTSSESPQKTTISIKADHKIHLVPISEIKYIEGLREYVRFHLQSGEKIIALESLKKLESELPSSLFIRTHKSYIVNKTVIKSIYGNQLQVGEIYIPIGKSYRDEVTQRLT, encoded by the coding sequence ATGAAAGCGCGCTGTATAATAATAGATGATGAACACCCGGCCCGAGTATTACTCACTCAGTATGTAAGCAAAATGAGTCAGCTGGAGCTAGTAGGCACCTTTAAAAATCCTGTGGAAGCCTTGAGCTTTTTAAATGAACAGCCTGTGGACATCATCCTGCTGGATATTCAAATGCCTGAGCTTACAGGAATTGAATTTCTAAAATCTTTTACGCAAAAGCCAAAGGTAATACTCACCACGGCTTACCCAAATTATGCCCTTGAGAGTTATGAACTTGATGTATTAGATTATTTGCTTAAACCCATTAAGCTAGAGCGATTTATTAATGCCATAAACAAAGCTTTAGATCTAATAAAATTGGAGCAAAAGACTTCTTCAGAGTCACCTCAAAAAACTACGATTTCTATAAAGGCTGATCATAAAATACACCTGGTTCCAATATCTGAAATCAAGTATATAGAAGGCCTAAGAGAATATGTTAGATTTCATCTGCAATCTGGCGAAAAGATTATTGCTCTTGAATCATTAAAAAAGCTTGAAAGTGAATTACCCTCAAGCCTTTTTATAAGAACGCATAAGTCTTATATAGTGAATAAGACTGTAATTAAATCTATTTATGGAAATCAGCTACAAGTCGGTGAAATTTATATTCCTATAGGCAAATCTTATAGAGATGAAGTCACCCAAAGGCTTACCTAG